From Arcobacter sp. CECT 8986, a single genomic window includes:
- a CDS encoding cation diffusion facilitator family transporter, producing MTLQKKATLVSSSVAAILTLIKLIIGIFSGSVAVLASAIDSVLDMFVSVFNYFAISNAEKPADKTFNYGRGKIEALASVIEGTIITLSGVFLLYEAVKKYFTSQTSQYLEISLIVMVISLIITIGLVTYLNYVSKKTNNMVIKADALHYKTDVYSNIAVLGSLILVKLTSYEIIDVIVGASIAIYIIYSAYELISDGILILLDRAVDEEVVNKIKEIINSNEKITTYHLLKTREAANQTFVDVHLVFDYEISLMNAHRVSDKIEDKIKDIDKTKDWVINIHLDPYDDLKSNLANL from the coding sequence ATGACTCTACAAAAAAAAGCTACGCTAGTTTCTTCTAGTGTAGCTGCTATCCTTACTCTAATCAAATTAATTATCGGTATTTTTAGTGGTTCAGTTGCTGTTTTAGCTTCGGCAATTGACTCTGTTTTAGATATGTTTGTATCTGTATTTAATTACTTTGCAATATCTAATGCTGAAAAACCAGCTGATAAGACATTTAACTATGGAAGAGGAAAGATAGAAGCTTTGGCTTCTGTAATAGAAGGTACAATAATTACTCTTTCTGGGGTATTTTTATTATATGAAGCAGTAAAAAAATATTTCACAAGTCAAACATCACAATATTTAGAAATATCACTTATCGTGATGGTAATATCTTTAATAATTACAATAGGATTAGTTACATACTTAAATTATGTATCAAAAAAGACTAATAATATGGTTATTAAAGCTGATGCGTTACACTATAAAACTGACGTTTATTCAAATATTGCAGTTTTAGGTTCACTTATTTTAGTAAAACTTACAAGTTATGAGATTATTGATGTAATTGTAGGTGCAAGTATCGCTATTTATATTATATATTCAGCTTATGAGCTTATTTCTGATGGAATTCTTATTCTTTTAGATAGAGCAGTTGATGAAGAAGTAGTAAATAAAATAAAAGAAATTATAAACTCAAATGAGAAAATAACTACATACCATCTACTAAAGACAAGAGAAGCAGCAAATCAGACTTTTGTTGATGTTCACTTAGTTTTTGATTATGAGATATCACTTATGAATGCACATAGAGTAAGTGACAAAATTGAAGATAAAATAAAAGATATTGACAAAACAAAAGATTGGGTTATAAATATTCATCTAGACCCATATGATGACCTTAAAAGTAATCTTGCAAATTTATAG
- the metE gene encoding 5-methyltetrahydropteroyltriglutamate--homocysteine S-methyltransferase translates to MSKNYVIGFPRIGEKRELKKVLESFWSADVDFSEVEYVANELKKRHWSYQKKAKVDFISSNDFSYYDNMLDTTILLGAIPKRFENLKGEELYFSMARGSKDCVAMEMTKWFNTNYHYIVPEISKDTTFKLNSKKVINEYKQSKELSLNTKINLIGPITYLGLSKSVDNSDTFLHINSVVNEYCKLLEELSELSDDVVIQFDEPLFVKDLDTKVLSLIKPVYDKLSSVSNKLKIVVATYFEHSNEATKVLVNTNIWAFALDFVYGSKNFEVLEDIKASNKVLIAGVVDGRNVWKSDISKKVELLEKIAKVINKDKILVSTSCSLLHVPFTLEYETSLDKDIKSWLSFAKEKLVELRLISKIFFDEELSLDDKSLLKENEQANKSRKESIKIHNKKVQDEINSLSLLERKDNFEDRIKAQREYFKYEDLATTTIGSFPQTPEIRKNRRDYKNSIISKDEYESNIKEYIDDCISFQESIGLDVLVHGEPERNDMVEYFGELLEGFAFTKNAWVQSYGSRCVKPPLIFGDVSRENPMTVEWIKYAQSKTEKIVKGMLTGPVTILNWSFVRDDKPRNEVARQIALAIANEVDDLQNAGIKMIQVDEAAFKEGYPLRKENIKNYEKWAVDNFKLSVSKSKIDTQIHTHMCYSQFNDIIKTIEAMDADVISIETARSGNELLKIFNEVGYKQEVGPGVYDIHSPRVPSVEEMVEQIEALLEVLPKEQLWINPDCGLKTRKWPEVKQSLENMVKAVKIVREKRE, encoded by the coding sequence ATGTCTAAAAATTATGTTATCGGATTTCCAAGAATTGGAGAAAAAAGAGAACTTAAAAAAGTATTAGAGAGTTTCTGGTCAGCTGATGTTGACTTTAGTGAAGTTGAATATGTTGCAAATGAGTTGAAAAAAAGACACTGGTCTTATCAAAAAAAAGCAAAAGTTGATTTTATATCATCAAATGATTTTTCATATTATGACAATATGTTAGATACTACAATTTTACTTGGAGCTATTCCTAAAAGATTTGAAAATCTAAAAGGTGAAGAGCTATATTTTTCAATGGCAAGAGGAAGTAAAGATTGTGTTGCAATGGAGATGACTAAGTGGTTTAATACAAATTATCACTATATTGTTCCAGAAATATCAAAAGATACAACTTTTAAATTAAATAGTAAAAAAGTGATAAATGAATATAAACAATCAAAAGAATTATCACTAAATACAAAAATAAATTTAATTGGACCAATTACATATTTGGGATTGAGTAAATCTGTTGATAATAGTGATACATTTTTACATATAAATAGTGTAGTAAATGAGTATTGTAAATTATTAGAAGAACTTAGTGAACTTTCAGATGATGTTGTTATACAGTTTGATGAACCTTTATTTGTAAAAGATTTGGATACTAAAGTACTATCTTTGATAAAACCCGTTTATGATAAATTATCATCAGTATCAAATAAGCTAAAAATTGTAGTTGCTACATATTTTGAGCACTCAAATGAAGCAACAAAAGTATTAGTAAATACAAATATCTGGGCTTTTGCTTTAGATTTTGTTTATGGAAGTAAAAACTTTGAAGTTTTAGAAGATATAAAAGCTTCAAATAAAGTTTTAATTGCTGGTGTTGTAGATGGAAGAAATGTATGGAAAAGTGATATTTCTAAAAAAGTAGAGTTATTAGAAAAAATCGCAAAAGTTATAAATAAAGATAAAATTTTGGTATCAACTTCTTGCTCTTTACTTCATGTTCCTTTTACATTGGAGTATGAAACATCTTTAGATAAAGATATAAAATCTTGGCTAAGTTTTGCAAAAGAGAAACTAGTTGAGTTAAGATTAATATCAAAAATATTTTTTGATGAAGAGTTGAGTTTAGATGATAAATCTTTATTAAAAGAGAACGAACAAGCAAATAAAAGTAGAAAAGAATCAATTAAAATACATAATAAAAAAGTTCAAGATGAAATAAATTCACTAAGTTTATTAGAAAGAAAAGATAATTTTGAAGATAGAATAAAAGCTCAAAGAGAATACTTTAAATATGAAGATTTAGCAACTACAACTATTGGTTCTTTTCCTCAAACACCAGAAATTAGAAAAAATAGAAGAGATTACAAAAATAGCATAATCTCAAAAGATGAGTATGAGTCTAATATCAAAGAGTATATTGATGATTGTATCTCTTTTCAAGAGAGTATTGGACTTGATGTATTAGTTCATGGTGAACCTGAAAGAAATGATATGGTTGAGTACTTTGGTGAGTTACTAGAAGGTTTTGCCTTTACTAAAAATGCGTGGGTTCAATCATATGGAAGTAGATGCGTAAAACCACCATTGATTTTTGGTGATGTAAGTAGAGAAAATCCAATGACTGTTGAGTGGATTAAATATGCACAAAGTAAAACAGAAAAGATAGTAAAAGGTATGTTAACAGGTCCTGTTACTATTTTAAATTGGTCTTTTGTAAGAGATGATAAGCCAAGAAATGAAGTTGCAAGACAGATAGCTTTAGCTATTGCAAATGAAGTTGATGATTTACAAAATGCTGGTATAAAGATGATACAAGTGGATGAGGCAGCGTTTAAAGAGGGTTATCCTTTAAGAAAAGAGAATATTAAAAACTATGAGAAGTGGGCAGTTGATAACTTTAAATTAAGTGTAAGTAAATCAAAAATAGATACTCAAATTCATACGCATATGTGTTACAGTCAGTTCAATGACATTATTAAAACAATTGAAGCAATGGATGCTGATGTAATATCTATTGAAACTGCAAGAAGTGGAAATGAGCTATTAAAAATATTTAATGAAGTTGGATACAAACAAGAAGTTGGGCCAGGTGTTTATGATATTCATAGTCCAAGAGTTCCAAGTGTTGAAGAGATGGTTGAACAAATAGAGGCTTTACTTGAAGTTCTTCCAAAAGAACAATTGTGGATAAATCCAGATTGTGGGCTAAAAACTAGAAAATGGCCAGAAGTAAAACAGAGTTTAGAAAATATGGTAAAAGCTGTAAAAATAGTAAGAGAAAAAAGAGAGTAG
- the lpdA gene encoding dihydrolipoyl dehydrogenase produces the protein MSKEIKGQVLVIGAGPAGYSAAFRSADLGFDVVLVERFNTLGGVCLNVGCIPSKALLHVAKVIEEAEEITPHGVSFGKPEIDIEKIAGYKNSVVKKLTDGLSAMAKMRKVTVVNGTATFLDKNSVSVKNGDEETIVNFDNAIIAAGSRPIELPFIPHEDPRIWDSTDALRLKEVPKKLLIMGGGIIGLEMGTVYQKLGSSIDVVEMQDQLVPVADKDVIKAYTKANKDRFNIMVNTKVAKVEAKDDGIHVSMEGEGVSAEPIVYDAVLVAIGRAANGKMLGLENAGVNVNDWGLIEVDKQMRTNVENIFAIGDIVGQPMLAHKGVHEGHVAAEVIAGKKHYFEPKMIPSIAYTFPEIAWAGMTEKEAKEAGIDYEVSTFPWSASGRALASDVSENAFTKLIFDKKDNTLIGGAIVGDNAGELLGEIGLALEMDCDAEDMALTVHAHPTLHESVGLTAEIYEGSITDLPNAKAKKSK, from the coding sequence ATGAGTAAAGAAATAAAAGGACAAGTATTAGTAATAGGAGCAGGACCTGCGGGTTATTCTGCTGCTTTTAGAAGTGCAGATTTAGGTTTTGATGTTGTTTTAGTTGAAAGATTCAACACTTTAGGAGGAGTTTGTCTAAATGTTGGATGTATCCCTTCAAAAGCACTTCTACATGTTGCTAAAGTTATCGAAGAAGCAGAAGAAATTACTCCACATGGTGTAAGTTTTGGTAAGCCAGAAATTGATATAGAAAAAATTGCAGGATATAAAAATTCAGTTGTAAAAAAATTAACTGATGGTTTATCTGCAATGGCAAAAATGAGAAAAGTTACAGTTGTAAATGGTACTGCAACTTTCTTAGATAAAAACAGTGTATCTGTTAAAAATGGTGATGAAGAAACAATCGTAAATTTTGATAATGCAATTATTGCAGCTGGTTCTAGACCTATTGAATTACCATTTATCCCACATGAAGACCCAAGAATTTGGGACTCAACTGATGCTTTAAGATTAAAAGAAGTTCCAAAAAAACTACTTATTATGGGTGGTGGAATTATCGGCCTTGAAATGGGAACAGTTTATCAAAAATTAGGTTCAAGTATTGATGTTGTTGAGATGCAAGACCAATTAGTTCCAGTTGCTGATAAAGATGTAATCAAAGCATATACAAAAGCAAACAAAGATAGATTTAACATTATGGTAAACACTAAAGTTGCTAAAGTAGAAGCAAAAGATGATGGTATTCATGTTTCTATGGAAGGTGAAGGTGTTAGTGCAGAACCAATCGTTTATGATGCAGTATTAGTAGCAATTGGACGTGCTGCAAATGGTAAAATGTTAGGACTTGAAAATGCAGGTGTTAATGTAAATGATTGGGGATTAATTGAAGTTGATAAACAAATGAGAACTAATGTAGAAAATATTTTTGCAATTGGTGATATTGTTGGTCAACCAATGCTTGCTCACAAAGGTGTACATGAAGGTCATGTTGCAGCTGAAGTTATTGCTGGTAAAAAACACTATTTTGAACCAAAAATGATTCCTTCAATTGCTTATACATTCCCTGAAATTGCATGGGCTGGTATGACAGAAAAAGAAGCTAAAGAAGCTGGAATTGATTATGAAGTTTCAACTTTTCCTTGGTCAGCTTCAGGTAGAGCACTTGCAAGTGATGTAAGTGAAAATGCTTTCACTAAACTTATTTTTGATAAAAAAGATAATACATTAATTGGTGGAGCAATTGTTGGAGATAATGCAGGTGAATTACTAGGTGAAATTGGTCTTGCACTTGAGATGGATTGTGATGCTGAAGATATGGCACTTACTGTTCATGCTCACCCAACTTTACATGAATCAGTAGGATTAACTGCTGAGATTTATGAAGGTAGTATTACGGATCTTCCTAATGCTAAAGCTAAAAAGAGTAAATAA
- the aceF gene encoding dihydrolipoyllysine-residue acetyltransferase — protein MSIEEIKLPDVGGESVEVIEICVKAGDNIEEEEAIIVVETEKASMDIPADFAGTIESINVKTGDKISEGDVVCTIKKAGAEDSVPAPVQEEPKAEEKVEEVKEEPKEEVVETKEVATETTTVIEDVVVPDLGQDDAVDVIEIAVSVGDEVEEEDGLITLETEKATMDVPAPFKGKITELLVNAGDKVKTGTLIAKMEKTVEGAPKAEPVAKQTAEPTAKVETKEEPKAKEETASKPQGEPVKTTGKVYASPSVRRLAREFGIDLALVNGSARKGRILREDVREYIKTKIKNINNAEAAGTSGGSLGFNLPELKPVDFSKFGEIETVEMSRIQKISGPSLHRNWVGIPHVTQFDEADITELEEFRKAQNALNAKKENGVKISPLVFALKAVAKALELYPNFNSSLSPDGQSIIFKKYINIAVAVDTPNGLVVPVIKDVDKKGIEELSNELKEISKKARDGKLKAQDMQGACFTISSLGGIGGTAFTPIINAPEVAILGLSKSEFKPKYNGKDFEPRLMLPLSLSYDHRVVDGADGARFTTTLSKLLSDIRLLLL, from the coding sequence ATGAGTATAGAAGAAATCAAACTACCAGATGTTGGTGGAGAATCAGTAGAAGTTATTGAAATTTGTGTTAAAGCTGGTGATAATATTGAAGAAGAAGAAGCGATAATTGTTGTAGAAACAGAAAAAGCTTCTATGGATATTCCTGCAGATTTTGCAGGGACTATCGAATCAATCAATGTAAAAACTGGTGATAAAATTTCTGAAGGTGATGTAGTTTGTACTATTAAAAAAGCAGGAGCAGAAGATAGTGTACCTGCACCTGTACAAGAAGAACCAAAAGCTGAAGAAAAAGTAGAAGAAGTAAAAGAAGAGCCAAAAGAAGAAGTAGTAGAAACTAAAGAAGTTGCTACTGAAACTACAACTGTAATAGAAGATGTAGTTGTTCCTGATTTAGGTCAAGATGATGCAGTAGATGTAATCGAAATAGCTGTAAGTGTTGGTGATGAGGTTGAAGAAGAAGATGGTCTTATTACACTAGAAACAGAAAAAGCTACTATGGATGTTCCTGCTCCATTTAAAGGTAAAATTACTGAGTTATTAGTAAATGCTGGTGATAAAGTAAAAACTGGAACTTTAATTGCAAAAATGGAAAAAACAGTAGAAGGTGCACCAAAAGCAGAACCAGTTGCAAAACAAACAGCTGAACCAACTGCAAAAGTTGAGACAAAAGAAGAACCAAAAGCTAAAGAAGAAACAGCTTCTAAACCTCAAGGTGAACCTGTAAAAACAACAGGAAAAGTTTATGCTTCTCCATCTGTTAGAAGACTTGCAAGAGAGTTTGGTATTGATTTAGCATTAGTAAATGGTAGTGCAAGAAAAGGTAGAATTTTAAGAGAAGATGTAAGAGAATACATCAAAACTAAAATCAAAAATATCAATAATGCTGAAGCTGCTGGTACAAGTGGTGGTTCTTTAGGATTTAATTTACCAGAACTTAAACCAGTTGATTTCTCTAAATTTGGAGAGATTGAAACAGTAGAAATGAGTAGAATTCAAAAAATATCTGGACCAAGTTTACATAGAAACTGGGTTGGTATTCCTCACGTTACACAATTTGATGAAGCAGATATTACAGAACTTGAAGAGTTCAGAAAAGCTCAAAATGCACTTAATGCAAAAAAAGAGAATGGTGTAAAAATATCTCCATTAGTTTTTGCTTTAAAAGCAGTTGCAAAAGCATTAGAGTTATATCCTAACTTCAACTCATCATTAAGCCCAGATGGACAAAGTATTATATTCAAAAAATATATTAATATTGCAGTTGCAGTAGATACTCCAAATGGACTTGTAGTTCCAGTTATCAAAGATGTTGATAAAAAAGGAATTGAAGAGTTATCAAATGAATTAAAAGAGATTTCTAAAAAAGCAAGAGATGGAAAATTAAAAGCACAAGATATGCAAGGTGCTTGTTTTACAATCTCAAGTCTTGGAGGAATTGGTGGAACAGCATTTACTCCAATTATAAATGCACCAGAAGTTGCAATTTTAGGATTATCTAAATCAGAATTTAAACCAAAATATAATGGAAAAGATTTTGAGCCAAGATTAATGTTACCATTATCACTATCTTATGACCACAGAGTTGTAGATGGAGCAGATGGTGCAAGATTTACAACAACACTTTCAAAACTATTAAGTGATATTAGATTATTACTTTTATAA